One segment of Anaerolineae bacterium DNA contains the following:
- a CDS encoding sensor histidine kinase, protein MELRALMANEDAAPVEAAATPADILGQTGQEYEQIQKELKEIDILIKQSTAEVEKLAQRNAQLTNKVRTMESNIDTVPRQDIKEIYTAAQEAQMRLFMMRGQVEQLQSRQENLKRFADSLHRVLEVSGSLLPAGGEASSVKSSEHDPQSNAIVKIIDAQETERQHLSNQLHDGPAQSLTNLILQAEICERLFDSDPMRARAELTELKHAVSDTFQKVRGFIFDLRPMMLDDLGLTPTLKKSIEDYQEKTGLACNLTISGKDTRLPPHTEVTVFRIIQQSLNNVRDHAQATHVQIAVDVAVDKITASVEDDGVGFDVTEALSASQQRKTIGLSTMQERIEMLGGELKIDSSPNKGTRIDFWLPAA, encoded by the coding sequence ATGGAATTGCGCGCTTTGATGGCCAATGAAGATGCCGCTCCCGTGGAAGCGGCGGCTACGCCGGCCGATATCCTGGGCCAGACCGGCCAGGAGTACGAACAAATCCAAAAAGAGCTAAAAGAAATAGATATCTTGATCAAACAGAGTACGGCTGAAGTGGAGAAACTGGCCCAACGCAACGCCCAACTCACCAATAAAGTGCGGACCATGGAGAGCAACATTGACACCGTTCCACGTCAGGATATTAAAGAAATCTACACGGCGGCCCAAGAAGCCCAGATGCGCCTCTTTATGATGCGCGGCCAGGTGGAGCAATTGCAGAGCCGGCAAGAGAACCTGAAACGGTTTGCCGACAGTTTGCACCGGGTTTTAGAAGTTTCCGGCAGCCTCTTGCCTGCCGGCGGCGAGGCCAGCAGTGTAAAAAGTAGTGAGCATGATCCCCAGAGCAATGCCATTGTTAAAATTATTGACGCCCAGGAAACCGAGCGACAACATCTATCTAACCAGTTACATGATGGCCCGGCCCAATCGCTCACCAACCTCATTCTCCAGGCCGAAATCTGTGAGCGCCTGTTCGACTCTGACCCCATGCGGGCCAGGGCCGAATTGACCGAACTCAAACACGCGGTCAGCGATACCTTCCAAAAAGTGCGCGGCTTTATTTTTGACCTCCGGCCGATGATGCTCGATGACCTGGGCCTGACGCCTACGCTCAAAAAGAGCATTGAGGATTACCAGGAAAAAACCGGCCTGGCCTGTAACTTGACCATCAGCGGCAAAGATACCCGCCTGCCGCCCCATACCGAAGTCACAGTGTTTCGGATTATCCAGCAGTCGCTGAACAATGTGCGCGACCATGCCCAGGCTACCCACGTGCAAATAGCCGTGGACGTAGCCGTTGATAAAATCACCGCCTCGGTTGAGGATGACGGCGTTGGCTTTGACGTGACCGAAGCCCTCTCTGCTTCGCAGCAGCGTAAGACCATTGGTTTGAGCACTATGCAGGAACGGATTGAGATGTTAGGCGGCGAATTGAAAATTGACAGCTCGCCAAACAAAGGCACCCGCATAGATTTTTGGCTCCCGGCAGCTTAA
- a CDS encoding response regulator transcription factor yields the protein MAKTSVMLVDDHSLFRQGLRRVLEAEEDLEVIMEVADGEEALRLAKQLAPDVVIMDINLPRMNGLQVTRELKHAVPEIAIIMLTAYHDDEQIFHSVRAGAAAYFPKDVTPRRLVEAVRQVSQGNYVIDDEVLDKPEVASWLLQQFDKVAYIDGLPNEMFAPLSPREMEILQHIAKGQSNKEVAYELGISRQTVKNHMTSILRKLAVNDRTQAALYAVRRGWIRLHDEEE from the coding sequence ATGGCTAAAACAAGTGTCATGCTGGTTGACGATCATTCTCTATTTCGACAGGGACTACGCCGGGTTCTTGAAGCAGAAGAGGATTTAGAAGTGATTATGGAAGTGGCCGATGGAGAAGAAGCCTTACGCCTGGCTAAACAACTTGCGCCGGATGTAGTGATTATGGACATTAATCTGCCCCGCATGAATGGCTTGCAGGTGACGCGAGAGTTGAAGCACGCGGTGCCCGAAATAGCCATCATTATGCTTACGGCTTATCATGATGATGAGCAGATTTTCCATTCGGTTCGCGCCGGGGCAGCCGCCTATTTCCCCAAAGATGTTACCCCGCGTCGTTTGGTAGAAGCTGTGCGGCAAGTCAGTCAAGGAAATTATGTAATTGATGACGAAGTGCTTGACAAACCGGAGGTAGCCTCCTGGCTCTTGCAGCAGTTTGATAAAGTGGCCTACATTGACGGCTTGCCCAACGAGATGTTCGCCCCCCTCTCGCCGCGAGAAATGGAAATTTTGCAGCACATCGCCAAGGGTCAAAGCAATAAAGAGGTGGCCTACGAGCTGGGCATTAGCCGCCAGACCGTCAAAAACCATATGACCAGCATCCTCAGAAAACTGGCCGTAAACGACCGTACCCAGGCCGCCCTCTATGCCGTGCGCCGGGGTTGGATTCGCTTACACGATGAAGAAGAATAA